One stretch of Amycolatopsis tolypomycina DNA includes these proteins:
- a CDS encoding MFS transporter gives MAERRTYSIAELGPRYKWIALSNTTLGMLIATINSSIVLIALPDIFKGIGINPLEPANTSYLLWMIMGFLVVTAVLVVSFGRLGDMYGRARMYNLGFAVFTVSSIMLAITWFDGDAAALWLIGWRIVQGVGGAFLMANSSAILTDAFPANQRGLALGMNGVAAIAGSFLGLVVGGVLAPVDWNLIFLVSVPFGVIGTVWAYLKLHDTGVRKHARMDWWGNITFAVGLIAVLIGITYGIQPYGSSPTGWGSPFVLSCLIGGIAVLVAFVIIESKVDNPLFRMSLFRIRSFTWGNIANLTASLGRGGLQFILIIWLQGIWLPQHGYTFEQTPLWAGIYMLPMTIGFLVSAPASGVLSDRIGSRLLASGGLFITAVTFLLLILLPVNFDYWAFAAILLLNGIGMGMFASPNRAEVMNSLPADARGSGAGMMTTFQNAAMVLSIGFFFSLIIAGLSSSLPSTMSAGLIEHGVPASSAAQIADLPAVAVLFAAFLGYNPIQQLLGGQLSSLPPDQASFLTGRSFFPNLISGPFQSGLAVAFGFAIVVCLIGAVASLLTKNTRPADGESVGEELAAVAGESSGGPSELVSPSRER, from the coding sequence GTGGCGGAACGCCGGACGTATTCGATCGCGGAACTGGGGCCGCGGTACAAGTGGATCGCGCTGTCCAACACGACGCTGGGCATGCTGATCGCCACGATCAACTCCTCGATCGTGCTGATCGCGCTGCCCGACATCTTCAAGGGCATCGGCATCAACCCCCTGGAACCGGCCAACACGAGCTACCTGCTGTGGATGATCATGGGCTTCCTCGTGGTCACCGCGGTGCTGGTGGTGAGCTTCGGCAGGCTCGGCGACATGTACGGCCGCGCGAGGATGTACAACCTCGGCTTCGCGGTGTTCACGGTGTCGTCGATCATGCTGGCCATCACGTGGTTCGACGGCGACGCGGCCGCGTTGTGGCTGATCGGCTGGCGGATCGTGCAGGGCGTCGGCGGCGCCTTCCTGATGGCGAACTCGTCGGCGATCCTCACCGACGCCTTCCCGGCCAACCAGCGCGGCCTCGCGCTCGGCATGAACGGCGTCGCGGCGATCGCGGGTTCGTTCCTCGGCCTGGTCGTCGGCGGCGTGCTCGCGCCGGTCGACTGGAACCTGATCTTCCTGGTGTCGGTGCCGTTCGGCGTGATCGGCACGGTCTGGGCGTACCTCAAGCTGCACGACACCGGCGTCCGCAAGCACGCCCGGATGGACTGGTGGGGCAACATCACCTTCGCCGTCGGCCTGATCGCGGTGCTGATCGGCATCACCTACGGCATCCAGCCGTACGGCTCGTCCCCGACCGGCTGGGGCAGCCCGTTCGTGCTGAGCTGCCTGATCGGCGGGATCGCGGTGCTGGTCGCGTTCGTGATCATCGAGTCGAAGGTGGACAACCCGCTGTTCCGCATGTCCCTGTTCCGGATCCGCTCGTTCACCTGGGGCAACATCGCCAACCTGACGGCGTCCCTCGGCCGCGGCGGGCTGCAGTTCATCCTGATCATCTGGCTGCAGGGCATCTGGCTGCCCCAGCACGGCTACACGTTCGAGCAGACCCCGTTGTGGGCGGGCATCTACATGCTCCCGATGACGATCGGCTTCCTGGTGTCGGCACCGGCGTCGGGCGTCCTGTCCGACCGCATCGGCAGCCGCCTCCTTGCCTCCGGCGGCCTGTTCATCACCGCGGTGACGTTCCTGCTGCTGATCCTCCTGCCGGTGAACTTCGACTATTGGGCGTTCGCGGCGATCCTGCTGCTCAACGGAATCGGCATGGGCATGTTCGCCTCTCCGAACCGTGCCGAGGTGATGAACAGCCTCCCGGCCGACGCGCGCGGTTCCGGCGCGGGCATGATGACGACGTTCCAGAACGCGGCAATGGTCCTGTCGATCGGGTTCTTCTTCAGCTTGATCATCGCGGGCCTGTCGTCGAGCCTCCCGTCGACGATGAGCGCGGGCCTGATCGAGCACGGCGTCCCGGCCTCCTCGGCGGCGCAGATCGCCGACCTCCCGGCGGTGGCGGTGCTGTTCGCGGCATTCCTGGGCTACAACCCGATCCAGCAGTTGCTGGGTGGTCAGCTGTCGTCCCTGCCACCGGACCAGGCATCGTTCCTGACGGGCCGGAGTTTCTTCCCGAACCTGATTTCGGGCCCGTTCCAGTCGGGCTTGGCGGTGGCGTTCGGCTTCGCGATCGTGGTGTGCCTGATCGGCGCGGTGGCATCGTTGCTGACAAAGAACACCCGCCCGGCGGATGGCGAATCGGTGGGGGAGGAGCTGGCCGCGGTGGCCGGGGAGTCGAGTGGCGGGCCGAGCGAATTGGTGTCGCCGTCGAGGGAACGCTGA
- a CDS encoding DUF6881 domain-containing protein: protein MPGGTRLFRWRARDNRSDPRRRARRGTSGGEVTHLRVGWHHDVSGDPVLLYSELDAARHEIRKVEVYRDGRGDRAGPGEATGSTRLGSEPVPESAEIAAQPEFTPEPISAEVFETAWRAAGMNALATQFTASFEERCGYRPDVNRVVLATAPAKGFSGELAVLYDVVREVSLPDVGNGYFIHAPEMVLLGIQGDSPTRLIGTVEDSIVVFGSDGGGGLFALSMSGRGVYRLADGSFFARGAPYDGGDVTVVAPDIGRFLDFLGAELAG, encoded by the coding sequence GTGCCGGGTGGCACCCGGCTTTTCCGTTGGAGGGCTCGTGACAACCGCAGCGATCCTCGACGACGCGCTCGCCGCGGTACGTCGGGCGGCGAAGTGACGCACCTTCGAGTCGGCTGGCACCACGACGTGTCCGGCGATCCGGTCCTGCTCTACAGCGAACTGGACGCCGCTCGTCACGAGATTCGCAAGGTCGAGGTCTACCGTGACGGCCGAGGCGACCGTGCCGGCCCGGGCGAGGCGACCGGCTCGACGAGACTGGGCTCCGAGCCGGTCCCCGAGTCGGCGGAAATCGCGGCCCAACCGGAATTCACTCCCGAGCCGATCTCCGCGGAGGTCTTCGAAACGGCCTGGCGAGCCGCCGGGATGAACGCCCTCGCCACGCAATTCACCGCAAGCTTCGAGGAGCGATGCGGCTACCGGCCGGACGTGAACCGGGTGGTGCTGGCCACCGCGCCCGCGAAAGGCTTTTCCGGCGAGCTGGCCGTGCTGTACGACGTGGTCCGCGAGGTTTCGCTTCCGGACGTGGGAAACGGGTACTTCATCCACGCCCCGGAGATGGTCCTGCTCGGCATCCAAGGCGATTCGCCGACCCGGCTCATCGGAACGGTCGAGGACAGCATCGTCGTGTTCGGTTCGGACGGTGGTGGAGGTTTGTTTGCGCTGAGCATGAGCGGCCGTGGCGTCTACCGGCTGGCGGACGGCTCGTTCTTCGCACGCGGCGCACCGTACGACGGTGGCGACGTCACGGTCGTCGCCCCGGACATCGGGCGGTTCCTGGACTTCCTGGGTGCCGAGCTCGCCGGTTGA
- a CDS encoding acyltransferase family protein: MMTHDEYLATRRFPALDGVRAVAALLVVVFHYGGPTWTRTNGWIGVHLFFVLSGYLITTLALREEARNGRLSLTDFYIRRAFRILPVYYVVMGVVVVFAYFRGMGLRQSGIVATLPWNVVFLGEYHFMPLYGHSWTLGVEQKFYLVWPLLAFGLGALSFVKRLSLSVGLVAVMLALIPFVQYAGAYSPILIGCTLAIVLHHGKGFAALRVFTRPAVGLLVAATLVTVQIMFKEITAFLHDDGGSITGTGYVLLVALLVPSLVTGRGPLAWTLSLRPMRFVGERSYSLYLVQAVASMAVAGAIPRFATRGTLTAVAVAIVALLAADLLYRWVEVPMIDAGRRIIARRRAKKANPAAEPALATV, encoded by the coding sequence ATGATGACGCACGACGAATACCTGGCGACGCGAAGATTCCCGGCCCTCGACGGCGTGCGCGCCGTCGCCGCCTTGCTCGTGGTTGTCTTCCACTACGGCGGCCCCACCTGGACGAGGACCAACGGCTGGATCGGCGTGCACCTGTTCTTCGTGCTCTCCGGCTACCTGATCACCACACTGGCGCTGCGGGAAGAGGCCCGCAACGGCCGGCTCTCCCTGACCGACTTCTACATCCGCCGCGCCTTTCGCATCCTTCCCGTCTACTACGTCGTGATGGGCGTGGTCGTCGTCTTCGCTTACTTCCGTGGCATGGGCTTGCGGCAAAGCGGCATCGTGGCCACGCTGCCGTGGAACGTCGTTTTTCTCGGCGAGTACCACTTCATGCCGTTGTACGGGCACTCCTGGACGCTCGGCGTCGAGCAGAAGTTCTACCTCGTGTGGCCGCTGCTGGCATTCGGCCTCGGCGCGCTCAGCTTCGTCAAGCGCCTCAGCCTCTCCGTCGGCCTCGTCGCCGTCATGCTCGCCCTGATCCCCTTCGTGCAGTACGCGGGCGCTTACTCGCCGATCCTCATCGGCTGCACGCTGGCCATCGTGCTGCACCACGGCAAAGGCTTCGCCGCACTCCGGGTGTTCACCCGTCCGGCCGTCGGCCTGCTGGTCGCCGCCACGCTGGTCACGGTTCAGATCATGTTCAAGGAGATCACCGCTTTCCTGCACGACGACGGCGGCTCGATCACCGGCACCGGATACGTCCTGCTCGTCGCCTTGCTGGTGCCATCGCTGGTCACGGGACGCGGACCGCTGGCATGGACCTTGTCGCTGCGGCCGATGCGCTTCGTCGGGGAGCGGTCGTACTCGCTTTACCTCGTCCAAGCGGTCGCCTCGATGGCAGTCGCCGGTGCCATCCCCCGGTTCGCGACGCGCGGCACGCTCACCGCTGTCGCCGTGGCGATCGTCGCACTGCTGGCCGCCGATCTCCTCTACCGCTGGGTCGAGGTGCCGATGATCGACGCCGGACGCCGGATCATCGCCCGTCGCCGGGCGAAGAAGGCCAACCCGGCGGCCGAGCCCGCGCTCGCCACAGTCTGA
- a CDS encoding SUKH-4 family immunity protein, whose protein sequence is MLLLPLDRLVLASDQVLPGPGQIQEWSMSDGDRAALTRWGLPVVDECRMCGDVQVGTAPAITAGGRPLYGLGLLAGLEVGAEPATGAVWGVSGMSEVPDSFVNSSVANFVESAWRWYWAWQEIKPLRHSIEQYDLLDDFLAFVVRLDVATEQAEISFWREYVESW, encoded by the coding sequence ATGCTGCTGCTGCCTCTTGATCGCCTGGTTCTGGCATCGGACCAGGTATTGCCCGGGCCGGGGCAGATCCAGGAGTGGAGCATGTCGGACGGCGATCGTGCTGCGCTGACCCGGTGGGGGCTTCCGGTCGTCGACGAATGCCGTATGTGCGGCGATGTCCAGGTTGGTACTGCGCCGGCCATCACGGCTGGAGGCCGGCCACTGTACGGCCTGGGGCTGCTGGCAGGCTTGGAGGTCGGTGCGGAGCCGGCGACCGGCGCAGTGTGGGGTGTTTCCGGTATGTCTGAAGTCCCGGACTCGTTCGTCAACTCTTCGGTGGCGAACTTCGTCGAATCAGCTTGGCGCTGGTACTGGGCGTGGCAGGAGATCAAGCCGCTGCGGCACAGCATCGAGCAATACGATCTTCTCGACGACTTCCTCGCGTTCGTGGTGCGGCTCGACGTGGCGACCGAGCAAGCCGAGATTTCGTTCTGGCGAGAGTACGTCGAGTCGTGGTAG
- a CDS encoding peptidylprolyl isomerase yields MKLRWGLAVLSVLGALVAAPAPASASVPLVRCEFTPTPDNPAARPVVRPLPFALTRGTVDVTFRFNYGPVTVRLDRGGAAPCAVHNMVSLVLQRFYDRSQCWRLSNSARLGVLQCGDIYEVEKGGPGYRFPDEVSGSETYPRGTIAMGNQGPGTNGSEFFIVHSFANIPANYSVMGRVVRGMSALDRMVEDGIIPTDPNGPLDGAPAKPVKIQRATVGW; encoded by the coding sequence ATGAAGCTGCGCTGGGGACTTGCTGTTCTGTCCGTTTTGGGTGCCCTGGTGGCGGCTCCGGCACCGGCCTCGGCGTCGGTGCCGCTGGTCCGGTGTGAGTTCACGCCCACTCCGGACAACCCGGCTGCGCGGCCGGTGGTGCGTCCTTTGCCCTTCGCGTTGACGCGCGGGACTGTCGATGTGACGTTCCGGTTCAACTACGGGCCGGTGACCGTGCGGCTGGATCGCGGTGGGGCTGCGCCTTGTGCCGTGCACAACATGGTTTCGCTGGTTCTGCAGCGGTTCTATGACCGGTCGCAGTGCTGGCGTTTGTCCAACTCCGCTCGTCTTGGTGTTCTTCAGTGTGGGGACATTTACGAGGTGGAGAAGGGCGGGCCGGGGTATCGGTTCCCGGATGAGGTTTCGGGTTCCGAGACGTACCCGCGCGGGACGATCGCGATGGGGAACCAGGGGCCGGGGACCAATGGGTCGGAGTTCTTCATCGTCCACTCGTTCGCGAACATCCCGGCGAACTACTCGGTGATGGGGCGAGTGGTTCGGGGGATGTCAGCTCTTGACCGGATGGTCGAGGACGGGATCATTCCGACGGATCCGAACGGGCCGCTGGACGGGGCGCCGGCGAAGCCGGTGAAGATCCAGCGAGCCACGGTCGGCTGGTAG
- a CDS encoding DUF2631 domain-containing protein, with the protein MAGKAVEKRRPEVDPRDEPSAAWGWHGSFPKATRIAGWVSAIILLVMIKGNHENNTENVWLVGLSAFLVLLLVLDIRKQRTAWRK; encoded by the coding sequence GTGGCAGGCAAGGCGGTCGAGAAGAGGCGGCCCGAGGTCGACCCGCGCGACGAGCCGTCCGCGGCCTGGGGCTGGCACGGCTCGTTCCCGAAGGCCACCCGCATCGCCGGCTGGGTCAGCGCGATCATCCTGCTGGTGATGATCAAGGGCAACCACGAGAACAACACCGAGAACGTGTGGCTCGTCGGCCTGTCGGCGTTCCTCGTGCTGCTGCTGGTGCTGGACATCCGCAAGCAGCGCACAGCCTGGCGCAAGTAG
- the dxr gene encoding 1-deoxy-D-xylulose-5-phosphate reductoisomerase: protein MTTSRSVLVLGSTGSIGVQALDVAARNPHLFRVAGIAAGGADPAALAAQAIAHGVEAVAVTKATAAEDVQLALYAEAQKRGYARGEFKLPRLFAGSDAVTELIDSVKTDTVLNALPGSRGLEPTLKALATGATLALANKESLIAGGPLVLAAAKPGQLVPVDSEHSAIAQALRAGKESEVARLVLTASGGPFRGRKRAELAGVTVEQAMAHPTWSMGPLITINSATLVNKGLELIEAALLFDIAPEQIDVTVHPQSIVHSMVTFTDGSTIAQASPPDMRLPIALALHWPDRVPGAAAACTWDTAATWSFEPLDDEAFPAVELARHCGSAGGCLPAIYNAANEELVAAFLAQNTSFTSIVDTVSEVVGAADEWRREPRDVEDVLAAERWARARAGSIIEGK, encoded by the coding sequence ATGACTACCTCGCGAAGCGTTCTCGTGCTCGGCTCGACCGGGTCCATCGGTGTGCAGGCCCTCGACGTCGCCGCGCGCAACCCGCACCTCTTCCGGGTGGCCGGGATCGCCGCCGGTGGGGCCGATCCGGCCGCGCTCGCCGCGCAGGCCATCGCCCACGGGGTCGAGGCCGTCGCCGTGACCAAGGCCACGGCCGCCGAAGACGTGCAGCTCGCGCTGTACGCCGAGGCGCAGAAGCGCGGGTACGCCCGTGGCGAGTTCAAGCTCCCGCGGCTCTTCGCCGGCTCCGACGCCGTCACCGAACTGATCGACTCGGTAAAAACGGACACCGTTCTCAACGCCCTCCCGGGCTCCCGCGGCCTCGAGCCGACGCTCAAGGCGCTCGCCACCGGCGCCACCCTCGCCCTGGCCAACAAGGAGTCGCTCATCGCCGGCGGGCCGCTGGTGCTCGCCGCCGCCAAGCCCGGGCAGCTCGTGCCCGTCGACTCCGAACACTCCGCCATCGCGCAGGCGCTGCGGGCCGGCAAGGAAAGCGAAGTCGCGCGGCTCGTCCTCACCGCGTCCGGCGGCCCGTTCCGCGGCCGCAAGCGCGCGGAGCTGGCCGGCGTCACCGTCGAGCAGGCGATGGCGCACCCCACCTGGTCCATGGGCCCGCTCATCACGATCAACTCCGCCACCCTGGTCAACAAGGGCCTCGAGCTGATCGAGGCGGCCCTGCTGTTCGACATCGCGCCGGAGCAGATCGACGTCACCGTGCACCCGCAGTCGATCGTGCACTCGATGGTGACCTTCACCGACGGCTCGACGATCGCCCAGGCCAGCCCGCCCGACATGCGGCTGCCGATCGCGCTCGCGCTGCACTGGCCCGACCGCGTTCCCGGCGCCGCCGCCGCCTGCACCTGGGACACCGCCGCGACCTGGAGCTTCGAGCCGCTGGACGACGAGGCCTTCCCCGCCGTCGAGCTCGCCCGGCACTGCGGGAGCGCGGGCGGCTGCCTGCCCGCGATCTACAACGCCGCGAACGAAGAGCTCGTGGCCGCCTTCCTCGCGCAGAACACCAGCTTCACGTCGATAGTGGACACTGTTTCCGAGGTGGTGGGAGCCGCCGACGAATGGCGTCGCGAACCACGCGACGTCGAGGACGTTCTCGCGGCCGAGCGGTGGGCTCGTGCGCGGGCCGGTTCGATCATCGAGGGGAAGTAG
- a CDS encoding M50 family metallopeptidase yields the protein MLAYIIGVVLFALGICVSVALHEAGHMLTAKAFGMKVRRYFVGFGPTVFSWRRGETEYGLKWIPLGGFCDIAGMTALDEVTPDEAPRAMWRFKTWKRTVVMSAGSITHFILGFLVLYLMAVTMGLPNLAASEPVQPVLASTSCAVSTTTKAQADAQANNPTCPPGALTPAKTAGLQAGDKVLAVGGKPVATWAEMLTAVQATSGRTVFEVQRGNQQLWLVVDVPKVERWSANGTKEVGMIGASPQPPSLTTQYGPVAAVGATVSFTGTMFAETAQRLIEFPERIPAVVTAIFGGERDPNTPVSVVGASRIGGEAVEQGIWVLFFFLLASLNFFIGVFNLLLPLDGGHIAVVWYERVRDWIRARRGKAAAGPVDYTKLSGITMVLVLIGGAVTLLTVTADIVNPIRIGP from the coding sequence GTGCTCGCCTACATCATCGGGGTGGTGCTCTTCGCGCTGGGGATCTGTGTCTCCGTCGCACTGCACGAAGCCGGTCACATGCTCACCGCGAAGGCCTTCGGCATGAAGGTCCGCCGGTACTTCGTGGGCTTCGGGCCCACGGTGTTCTCCTGGCGCCGCGGCGAGACCGAGTACGGCCTGAAGTGGATCCCGCTCGGCGGGTTCTGCGACATCGCCGGCATGACCGCGCTCGACGAGGTGACCCCGGACGAGGCGCCGCGCGCGATGTGGCGGTTCAAGACCTGGAAGCGCACCGTCGTGATGTCGGCCGGGTCGATCACCCACTTCATCCTGGGTTTCCTGGTCCTGTACCTGATGGCCGTGACCATGGGGCTGCCGAACCTGGCGGCCTCCGAACCGGTCCAGCCCGTGCTGGCCTCGACCTCCTGCGCCGTCTCGACCACGACGAAGGCGCAGGCCGACGCCCAGGCCAACAACCCCACCTGCCCGCCGGGCGCGCTGACGCCGGCGAAGACGGCCGGGCTGCAGGCCGGCGACAAGGTGCTCGCGGTCGGCGGGAAGCCGGTCGCGACCTGGGCGGAGATGCTCACCGCCGTGCAGGCCACCAGCGGCCGGACGGTGTTCGAGGTGCAGCGCGGCAACCAGCAGCTGTGGCTCGTCGTCGACGTGCCGAAGGTCGAACGCTGGTCCGCGAACGGGACCAAGGAAGTCGGCATGATCGGCGCCTCGCCCCAGCCGCCGTCGTTGACCACGCAGTACGGCCCGGTCGCCGCGGTCGGCGCCACGGTCAGCTTCACCGGCACGATGTTCGCGGAGACGGCCCAGCGGCTCATCGAGTTCCCCGAGCGCATCCCCGCCGTCGTCACCGCGATCTTCGGCGGCGAGCGCGACCCGAACACGCCGGTCAGCGTCGTCGGCGCGAGCCGGATCGGCGGCGAGGCCGTCGAGCAGGGCATCTGGGTGCTGTTCTTCTTCCTGCTGGCCAGCCTGAACTTCTTCATCGGCGTGTTCAACCTGCTGCTGCCGCTCGACGGCGGGCACATCGCGGTCGTCTGGTACGAGCGCGTCCGCGACTGGATCCGGGCCCGGCGGGGCAAGGCGGCCGCCGGTCCCGTCGACTACACGAAGCTGTCCGGCATCACGATGGTGCTCGTGCTGATCGGTGGCGCGGTGACCCTACTCACGGTGACGGCCGACATCGTCAACCCGATCCGGATCGGCCCGTAG
- the ispG gene encoding flavodoxin-dependent (E)-4-hydroxy-3-methylbut-2-enyl-diphosphate synthase translates to MTVALGMPALPPPVLSERRKTRQLQVGPVGVGSDHPISVQSMTTTLTSDVNATLQQIAELTAAGCDIVRVACPSADDAEALPAIARKSQIPVIADIHFQPKYVFAAIEAGCAAVRVNPGNIRKFDDQVKEIAQAAKDHGTPIRIGVNAGSLDKRIMDKYGKATPEALAESALWEASLFAEHDFHDIKISVKHNDPVVMVRAYEILAEQCDYPLHLGVTEAGPAFQGTIKSAVAFGALLRQGIGDTIRVSLSAPPVEEVKVGIQILQSLNLKQRKLEIVSCPSCGRAQVDVYTLAEQVTAGLEGMEIPLRVAVMGCVVNGPGEAREADLGVASGNGKGQIFVKGEVIKTVPEHAIVETLIEEAMRIAEEAGESLGEGAPVVTAG, encoded by the coding sequence GTGACCGTCGCACTCGGTATGCCAGCCCTGCCCCCGCCCGTTCTCTCCGAGCGCCGCAAGACCCGCCAGCTCCAGGTGGGCCCGGTCGGTGTCGGCAGCGACCACCCGATCTCCGTCCAGTCGATGACGACGACGCTCACCTCTGACGTCAACGCCACGCTGCAGCAGATCGCCGAGCTGACCGCCGCGGGCTGCGACATCGTCCGCGTGGCGTGCCCGTCGGCCGACGACGCCGAGGCCCTGCCCGCGATCGCGCGCAAGTCGCAGATCCCGGTGATCGCCGACATCCACTTCCAGCCGAAGTACGTCTTCGCGGCGATCGAGGCCGGCTGCGCGGCGGTGCGCGTCAACCCGGGCAACATCCGGAAGTTCGACGACCAGGTCAAGGAGATCGCGCAGGCCGCGAAGGACCACGGCACGCCGATCCGGATCGGCGTCAACGCCGGCTCGCTCGACAAGCGGATCATGGACAAGTACGGCAAGGCGACCCCCGAGGCGCTCGCGGAGTCGGCGCTGTGGGAGGCGTCGCTGTTCGCCGAGCACGACTTCCACGACATCAAGATCTCGGTGAAGCACAACGACCCGGTGGTCATGGTGCGCGCCTACGAGATCCTCGCCGAGCAGTGCGACTACCCGCTGCACCTCGGCGTCACCGAGGCCGGCCCGGCGTTCCAGGGCACGATCAAGTCGGCCGTCGCGTTCGGCGCGCTGCTGCGCCAGGGCATCGGCGACACGATCCGCGTCTCGCTGTCCGCGCCGCCGGTCGAAGAGGTCAAGGTCGGCATCCAGATCCTGCAGTCCCTGAACCTCAAGCAGCGCAAGCTGGAGATCGTCTCGTGCCCGTCGTGCGGGCGCGCGCAGGTCGACGTCTACACGCTCGCCGAGCAGGTCACCGCCGGGCTCGAGGGCATGGAGATCCCGCTGCGCGTGGCGGTCATGGGCTGCGTCGTGAACGGCCCCGGCGAAGCCCGCGAGGCCGACCTCGGCGTCGCGTCGGGCAACGGCAAGGGCCAGATCTTCGTCAAGGGCGAGGTCATCAAGACGGTGCCCGAGCACGCGATCGTCGAGACGCTCATCGAAGAGGCCATGCGCATCGCCGAAGAGGCGGGCGAGTCCTTGGGTGAGGGCGCGCCGGTGGTCACCGCCGGCTGA
- a CDS encoding helix-turn-helix domain-containing protein, producing the protein MTVTWAIREPHPVVRPLVTRYVGYANDEVTLAVHRGLPSRHVTLVISLAGPVRMAGRSLQALVGGLHTRAVLIRQDSAQEGIQLELDPLGVRTLFGVTAAELSGEVADLADFGLGWLPERLRELPWRERFALLDDVLATRAVEPVVPPPELGAAWRRLRGAGGQVRVTDLAEEVGWSRRHLGERFRTELGLTPKQAARVLRFERAGSLLRQGRTDLAALAAECGFYDQAHLTNEWRALAGCTPGTWIAEELPFLQDQETEVARS; encoded by the coding sequence GTGACTGTGACCTGGGCAATCCGCGAGCCGCACCCGGTGGTGCGGCCCCTGGTCACGCGCTACGTCGGCTATGCCAACGACGAGGTCACGCTGGCCGTCCACCGCGGCCTGCCGTCCCGGCACGTGACGCTCGTCATCAGCCTCGCCGGGCCGGTGCGGATGGCCGGGCGGAGCCTCCAGGCGCTGGTCGGCGGGCTCCACACGCGCGCGGTGCTGATCCGGCAGGACAGCGCGCAGGAGGGGATCCAGCTCGAACTCGACCCGCTGGGCGTGCGCACGCTGTTCGGCGTCACGGCGGCGGAGCTGAGCGGCGAGGTGGCCGACCTCGCCGACTTCGGCCTCGGCTGGCTGCCGGAGAGGCTGCGAGAGCTGCCTTGGCGCGAGCGGTTCGCGCTGCTGGACGACGTCCTGGCCACCCGGGCCGTCGAGCCGGTGGTGCCGCCGCCCGAGCTGGGGGCGGCGTGGCGCCGGCTGCGCGGCGCCGGCGGCCAGGTGCGCGTCACGGATCTCGCCGAGGAGGTCGGCTGGAGCCGGCGGCACCTGGGCGAGCGGTTCCGCACGGAGCTGGGGCTGACGCCGAAGCAGGCGGCGCGGGTCCTGCGGTTCGAGCGGGCCGGCAGCCTGCTGCGGCAGGGCCGGACGGACCTGGCGGCGCTCGCGGCCGAGTGCGGGTTCTACGACCAGGCGCACCTCACCAACGAGTGGCGCGCGCTGGCGGGCTGCACGCCGGGCACGTGGATCGCCGAGGAGCTCCCGTTCCTCCAAGACCAGGAGACGGAGGTGGCGCGAAGCTGA